A genomic region of Brienomyrus brachyistius isolate T26 chromosome 6, BBRACH_0.4, whole genome shotgun sequence contains the following coding sequences:
- the tmem115 gene encoding transmembrane protein 115 has protein sequence MNRYLPVARQHFFAAFASTSVVVKSICATVILLYLLSWAVDTEYVLGVTPGYLFPPNFWIWTLVTHAVVEQHLWDVVVSIGTVTAAGRLLEPLWGALELLIFFAVVNVAVGLLSGFSYLLTYVASFNLDYLFAVRVHGMLGFLGGVLVALKQTMGDLTVLRVPQVRLKVAPMLVLLLLVVLRLTTLLDTTAPLAAYGYGLLSGWVYLRFYQKHSRGRGDMSDHFAFASFFPEILQPVVGLLAGLVHSILVKIKVCRKMVKRYDVGAPSSITISLPGTDPQDAERRRQLALKALNERLKRVEDQSAWPNMEDEEEEEEIVVRADAALQTERETSQSGGASSSQSPKGQESSIISFEDAPGKP, from the exons ATGAACCGATACCTACCAGTGGCCAGACAACATTTTTTTGCCGCATTTGCCAGCACCAGCGTGGTGGTGAAGTCTATCTGTGCCACGGTCATATTGCTATACCTGCTGTCCTGGGCGGTGGACACTGAATACGTTTTGGGGGTGACTCCCGGATACCTTTTCCCCCCTAATTTCTGGATCTGGACTCTAGTGACCCATGCGGTTGTGGAGCAGCACCTATGGGATGTTGTGGTCAGCATTGGCACTGTTACCGCTGCAGGCCGGCTTCTTGAGCCCCTGTGGGGAGCTTTGGAGCTGCTCATCTTTTTCGCTGTGGTGAATGTCGCCGTGGGGCTCCTGTCAGGTTTCTCCTACCTGCTCACCTACGTTGCGAGCTTTAATCTGGACTACCTGTTTGCAGTCCGGGTCCATGGGATGCTGGGCTTCCTCGGTGGAGTTCTGGTGGCTCTCAAACAGACCATGGGGGACTTGACGGTGCTCCGTGTCCCCCAAGTGAGGCTCAAGGTGGCCCCCATGCTGGTTCTGCTGTTGCTTGTCGTGTTGCGCCTTACGACGTTGCTAGATACCACAGCCCCACTTGCAGCCTACGGCTATGGCCTGCTTTCAGGCTGGGTCTACCTGCGCTTCTACCAGAAACACAGCAGAGGACGGGGAGACATGTCCGACCACTTTGCTTTTGCGTCCTTCTTCCCGGAGATTTTGCAGCCGGTGGTGGGTCTGCTGGCTGGCCTGGTGCACAGCATCTTGGTCAAGATCAAAGTTTGCCGCAAGATGGTTAAGCGCTACGACGTTGGAGCCCCCTCGTCCATCACCATCAGTCTGCCAGGGACTGACCCCCAGGATGCAGAAAGGAGAAG GCAGTTGGCCCTGAAGGCCTTGAATGAGCGTCTGAAGAGGGTCGAGGACCAGTCAGCCTGGCCCAACATGGAagatgaagaggaagaggaagagattGTGGTGCGAGCAGATGCTGCTCTTCAAACAGAGAGGGAAACGTCACAGTCTGGGGGTGCCAGTTCCTCCCAGAGTCCGAAGGGACAGGAATCGAGCATCATCAGCTTTGAAGATGCCCCTGGGAAACCCTAA
- the nprl2 gene encoding GATOR complex protein NPRL2, whose product MENNCRIECIFFSEFHPTLGPKITYQVPEEYISRELFDTVQVYIITKPDLQNKLITVTAMEKKLIGCPVCIEHKKYRRNALLFNLGFVCDAQAKTCALEPIVKKLSGYLTTLELESGFISNEESKQKLVPIMSTLLEELNAKGACTLPIDESNTIHLKLIELRKDPLIVQEYDVPVFTECKDQFIKSQWDLTTQQILPYIDGFRHIQKISAEADVELNLVRIAVQNLLYYGVVTLVSIFQYSNVYCTTPKVHNVIDDKSIQEKCLAYVTKPGQKRASLRDVFQLYCGLSPGTTVRDLCSRYSQQLQRVDERKLIQFGLMKGLIRRLQKYPVKVVRDERSRPPRLYTGCHSYDEICCKTGMSYRELDERLENDPNIIVCWK is encoded by the exons ATGGAGAATAATTGTCGAATAGAGTGCATATTTTTCAGTGAGTTTCACCCTACTTTGGGGCCAAAGATTACCTACCAG GTTCCTGAAGAATATATTTCAAGAGAACTATTTGACACTGTGCAAGTTTACATCATTACAAAGCCTGACCTACAAAACAAGCTCATTACAGT CACGGCAATGGAAAAGAAGCTGATTGGCTGCCCTGTGTGCATCGAGCATAAGAAGTACCGTCGCAATGCGCTGCTCTTCAATTTGGGCTTTGTGTGTGATGCTCAGGCAAAAACCTGTGCCTTGGAACCAATTGTGAAAAAGCTGTCTGGATATCTCACTACACTAGAG CTGGAAAGTGGTTTCATCTCCAATGAGGAGAGCAAACAGAAACTTGTACCCATTATGTCGACCCTGCTGGAGGAACTCAATGCCAAAGGAGCTTGTACCTTACCAATAG ACGAGTCCAACACCATTCACCTGAAACTCATAGAGCTACGAAAGGATCCTCTGATAGTGCAAGAGTATGATGTGCCCGTCTTCACTGAGTGCAAGGACCAGTTTATTAAGTCACAGTGGGATCTGACCACACAGCAG ATATTACCATATATCGATGGTTTCAGACACATCCAAAAGATTTCTGCAGAAGCTGATGTGGAATTGAACCTTGTTCGGATTGCTGTGCAAAATCTACT ATATTATGGGGTTGTAACGTTGGTTTCAATATTTCAG TATTCCAATGTGTACTGCACCACTCCCAAAGTGCACAATGTCATAGATGACAAATCCATTCAGGAGAAGTGTCTCGCCTACGTCACCAAACCTG GGCAGAAGCGGGCCAGTCTCAGGGATGTGTTCCAGTTGTACTGTGGGTTAAGCCCAGGCACCACAGTGCGCGACCTCTGCTCCCGGTATTCACAGCAGCTCCAGAGAGTGGATGAGAG GAAGCTGATCCAGTTCGGACTGATGAAGGGTCTGATTCGTAGGCTGCAGAAGTACCCAGTCAAAGTGGTTCGCGATGAGCGAAGTCGACCTCCCCGCCTCTATACTGGTTGCCACAGTTATGATGAGATCTGCTGCAAAACAG GAATGAGCTACAGAGAACTGGATGAACGACTGGAGAATGACCCCAATATCATTGTCTGCTGGAAATGA
- the LOC125745005 gene encoding transmembrane reductase CYB561D2: MVPTREGESTFYGHMRLACGVLVHVVCTVFTVCIAVLARPGASVFSWHPFLMSLAFSFFMTEAVLLFSPDCSLVGKLPHKTKGRYHWILQTLAAICAVLGLSAIFYNKHLNSKSHFSTWHGLLGLVAVCYAVIQSVGGVSLMYHKLIKGLSLAKLKRYHAASGLVLYLLGSSSLLLGMCSLWFTTSVRSLVWYFLAFCPILSSLVIMSQVTNSYIGKKQFQP, translated from the exons ATGGTGCCCACCAGAGAAGGGGAGAGCACATTTTATGGCCACATGAGACTGGCTTGTGGCGTACTGGTCCACGTCGTGTGTACAGTGTTTACAGTGTGCATTGCGGTTTTGGCCAGACCCGGTGCCA GTGTGTTTTCCTGGCATCCATTCTTGATGTCACTGGCT TTCTCATTCTTCATGACAGAGGCTGTGCTTCTCTTCTCCCCTGACTGCTCACTGGTTGGGAAGCTACCACACAAAACCAAAGGCCGCTACCACTGGATCCTGCAAACCCTTGCAGCCATCTGTGCAGTTCTGGGGTTATCTGCCATTTTCTATAACAAGCACCTGAATAGCAAGTCGCATTTTTCCACCTGGCATGGCTTGCTTGGCTTGGTTGCAGTATGTTATGCAGTGATTCAGTCAGTGGGTGGTGTCTCTTTGATGTACCATAAGCTGATAAAGGGACTGTCTTTAGCTAAGCTGAAGCGCTACCATGCCGCGTCGGGGCTGGTGCTTTACCTGCTAGGGAGTAGCAGCCTTCTGTTGGGCATGTGCTCCCTTTGGTTCACTACGTCAGTGCGGAGCTTGGTTTGGTACTTTTTGGCCTTTTGTCCCATCCTTAGCAGTCTGGTCATCATGAGCCAGGTGACTAATTCCTACATAGGCAAGAAACAATTCCAGCCTTAA